In Candidatus Tectomicrobia bacterium, the sequence AGCGGCTGAACCCGCCCTCGCGGTCGAAGCGGTGGCGGAAGCCCCCGCCCGCGTTGGACGAATCGCGCAGGGCCCCCTCGATGAGGCCGAGCGCCCCGGGCGGGAGCCGGGTGTCGCAGTGCAGGAAGAGGAGGATTTCGCCCCGGGCGAGGGCGGCCCCGGCGTTCATCTGGCGGGCCCGGCCGGGCGGCGAGACGGCCAGGCGGGCGGGGGGGGAGACGGCCTCCGGGGTTCCGTCCGCGCTCCCCCCGTCGGCCACGATGACCTCGCGCTCCCCCTCCAGGCCCTCCAGCTCCCGGAGGAAGGCCCGCAGCCTTTCCCGCTCGTTCAGCACCGGGATCACGATGGAGATCACCGCCGCCCCCGTACGTCCCGATATGCAAGGGTTTCCCCGGGTTGCCCCCTCTCCGGGCGGTCCCTATCATAGTGGGGTTCTCGCGCCGCGGGAATGCCGCCGCGCCTTTGGCTGGGACACCGATATGCGCCCGTATTCGAGGATTCTCCCGCGGCTGCTCGGCGCGCTGGCGCTGGCGGCCGCTTTCGTTCTGCCCCCCGCCGCCCCGGCGGCTTCCCCCGCGCCCCCGGCCGCGTCCGCCCCCGGCCGGAACGAGTCGGCGGCGCTCCTCCTCCTCCGGGAGACGGTGACCCTCCTCGAGGAGAGCTACGTCACGCTCCCCGACATGCGGAAGGCCTACGGCGAGGGGCTCGCCGCCCTCGGCCGCGCCGCCGGCAAGGACAAGGTGGAGGTCACCTCCACGGGCCCCCGCTCCTTCCGCCTCCGCTCGGACGGCGAGCAGATTGAGGCCCGGATCGAGGGGAGCTCGCGGGCCTCCCTCCAGGAGTTCGAGCAGGCCTACCGCTTCGCCCTGGGGCACGCCTCGGGGGACAAGCGGGAGATGGAGATCATGTACGAGGCGCTCGGGGCCATGGTCACCGCGCTCGACCCCTACAGCTCGTTCATGCCCCCGGAGCGGTTCCGCGCCCTGCAGGAGGAGACCTCGGGCCGCTACGGCGGCATCGGGCTCACCATCTCGCAGAAGGACGGGAAGCTGATCGTCGTCTCCCCGCTCGAGGACTCGCCCGCCTCCAAGGCGGGCATCGAGGCCGGCGACGAGATCGTCTCGGTGGACGGCGAGCCCGTGGACGGCCGGCCCCTGCCCGCCGCCGTGCGCCGGATGCGGGGGCCTCCCGCCACCGAGGTGCGCCTGGGCATCCTGCGGAAGGGCTGGAGCGAGCCGCGCGTCTTCACCCTGACCCGCGCCCTCGTGCACATCCAGAGCGTGAAGGCCCGGTTCTTCGAGGGGGGGTGGGGCTACATCCGCCTCAGCGCCTTCCATGAGGAGACGAGCCAGGAGCTCGAGCGCGTCCTCTCGCGGCTGAGGCGGGTGGGCGCGAAGGGGCTCATCCTCGACCTGCGCAACAACCCGGGGGGCCTCCTCGTCCAGTCAGTGCGCTCGGCCGAGCACTTTCTCCCGGAGGGCAGCATGGTGGTCTTCACCCGGGGCCGCCACCGCGGCCAGGCCATGCACTTCCGCACCCACGCCGACGGCCTCTGGACCCGGCAGCCCATGGTCGTCCTGATCAACAAGGGCAGCGCCAGCGCCTCGGAGATCGTGGCGGGGGCCCTCCAGGACCTCGACCGGGCCTACGTGGTCGGCGCGACCACCTTCGGGAAGGGCTCGGTGCAGACCATCCTCCCCCTGAGCCATGGAGCCGGCATCCGCCTCACCACGGCGAAGTACTACACGCCCCTGGGCCGGGAGATCGACCAGAAGGGCGTCTCGCCCGACCTTGAGGTGGCCGAGCAGGCGGGGGCGCCCCCGCGCGTCCCTCCCAAGGCCTCCTGGCCCGAGCCGGTCCCCGCTCGCGGGGAAGATCCCGCCCTCGACGCCGGGCTGGAGATCCTGCGCGAGGCGGGGCCGAGGGCGGACATGGAGGCGCTGCGGCTCGCCGCCCTGCGGGTGCGGGCGCGGCGGACTGAAGGCGTGCGCCAGGCGGACGTGCCGGCGCGGTAGGCCTGCCAATAATTCTCGGGTGAGGTGGGTAAGGTCCGTCATTCCGAGCGCCAGCGAGGAATCTGCTTCTGAAAAGCAGATTCCTCAGCCGCGGAGCCTGTCCTGAGCGAGGCGAAGGGCTCCTTCGGAATGACAAAAATCGTATTCCCGTTTCCCAACTCATGAATGGCGGTGCGGGTTTCCTTTACACCGGCGTGAACGCCAGGATGGCCGCCGCCGCGAGGGCCATGCCCGCCATCTTCCGCGGCGTCAGGCGCTCCCCCATCCACAGCGTCGCGAGCAGGGCGCTCACCACGAAGCTGAGCTGGGCGATGGGCGTCACCACGCTCGCCTCCCCGGTCCGGTAAGCGGCCAGCAGGGCGATCAGCCCCGTCAGGAGGCAGGCCCCCGTCACCAGCGAGTGCGCCCATCCCGCGCGCGAGAAGCGCGGCCCCCCCTGGGCGAAGAAGGCGTAGCCGAACGCGATGAGGATGAAGAACGTCCCCTGGCTGTGGAGGAGCATGGCCGGGGCGGTGCCCGCCGAAACGCCCACCTTGTAGACGACGTTCAGGAGGCCGACGGAGGTCATCGCCGCCACCGCCCAGGCGATGGAGGCGGGGCTCACCCCCGGTACCGCCCTTTTCCTGCGGCCGAACTCCGACAACAGGAAGATGGCGGCCCCCGCCAGGGCGAAGCCCGTCCCCTTGCGCGCCGTCATCGGTTCCCCCAGGAAAAGGATGGCGGCCAGCGCCGTCACCACGAAACTGATGCGGTAGATGGGCGTGGTTACGCTCGCCTGGCCGAGGGCGACGCTCCGCATGAAGGCCCAGAAGCCCAGGAAGGTGAGGAGCCCAGCCGCCACCCCGAGCAGGGCGGGCGGCGTCCAAGCGTATACTCCTTGCAGGTATGCCCACAGGCCCGTCGCCGGGACGAAAAAGCAGGCCTGGGAGCTGGTCATGGTCCCGGGGGTGATGCCGCGGCGGGTGGCCCGGCCGTAGGTGAAGTCCGCAATGCCCACCAGGACCATGGCCACCAGGGCGAGCTGGATGTAGGACGGGATCATCTTCTCTGCCTTCTCCCTGAACCGAGCCCCCTTGAACCTAGTCCTAGCCTTTTGCAGGAAAACCCTGAATTTTCGTAAGGTTATCCCTTGCGGAGACCTGGTGTTTTGCTATATTGGTTCCGAGTTCGCCTACCGGTTCTTCTCAAGGTGAGACAGATGGTTCGGATGATCGACCTCATTAAAAAGTCTGGCGGAGGGGACGAAGAGCCCGATCGCAAACAGCGGGAGACTCTTCCGGATTCTCTTCCCGAGAAAGGCCCCCTCCGCTTTCCCTCGGCCGAGGACTTCGCCCGGGCGGGCGCCCCCGCGGCCCCGGCCGCCCGCCGCGCCGCGCCGGCCGCTCCCTCGCGGGAGCGCGGCTCCCTCTTGCAGGGCGATCTTGAGGAATCCCGGGGCGGGGGCCTCAGCACCCCCAAGAACCTCGGCGTCAAGCAGCGCTACTGCCCCTACCTGGGCGGGAAGGCCAAGCGCGAGAGCCTGCAGGACTACCCGGCCGCGTCCAACGTTTGTTACGCCCAAGAGTCCCAGGAGCGCAAGCTGCTGCGGACCTATACGCTTCCCTATGCCGCCATCTCGGCGCAGCGCCAGCGGGAGTTCTGCTTGTCCTCCTCCTACGCGCGCTGTCCCGTGTACCAAGCGAAGGAGAAGGCCTCGGCGAAGGCCTGACCCCCGCGTCGAGGATCCCCGCCGTTGCTGGCGCTCCGGTTCGGCCGGCATGGACCCGCCGTCGAGGAAATCCACGTTCCCCGTCCCG encodes:
- a CDS encoding S41 family peptidase; this translates as MRPYSRILPRLLGALALAAAFVLPPAAPAASPAPPAASAPGRNESAALLLLRETVTLLEESYVTLPDMRKAYGEGLAALGRAAGKDKVEVTSTGPRSFRLRSDGEQIEARIEGSSRASLQEFEQAYRFALGHASGDKREMEIMYEALGAMVTALDPYSSFMPPERFRALQEETSGRYGGIGLTISQKDGKLIVVSPLEDSPASKAGIEAGDEIVSVDGEPVDGRPLPAAVRRMRGPPATEVRLGILRKGWSEPRVFTLTRALVHIQSVKARFFEGGWGYIRLSAFHEETSQELERVLSRLRRVGAKGLILDLRNNPGGLLVQSVRSAEHFLPEGSMVVFTRGRHRGQAMHFRTHADGLWTRQPMVVLINKGSASASEIVAGALQDLDRAYVVGATTFGKGSVQTILPLSHGAGIRLTTAKYYTPLGREIDQKGVSPDLEVAEQAGAPPRVPPKASWPEPVPARGEDPALDAGLEILREAGPRADMEALRLAALRVRARRTEGVRQADVPAR
- a CDS encoding TIGR04283 family arsenosugar biosynthesis glycosyltransferase, encoding MISIVIPVLNERERLRAFLRELEGLEGEREVIVADGGSADGTPEAVSPPARLAVSPPGRARQMNAGAALARGEILLFLHCDTRLPPGALGLIEGALRDSSNAGGGFRHRFDREGGFSRFISWSANTRTRLWRTFFGDQAIFARRGAFERIGGYAGLPLFEDWDLCTRLKREGRLAIIPAPVLTS
- a CDS encoding DMT family transporter, whose translation is MIPSYIQLALVAMVLVGIADFTYGRATRRGITPGTMTSSQACFFVPATGLWAYLQGVYAWTPPALLGVAAGLLTFLGFWAFMRSVALGQASVTTPIYRISFVVTALAAILFLGEPMTARKGTGFALAGAAIFLLSEFGRRKRAVPGVSPASIAWAVAAMTSVGLLNVVYKVGVSAGTAPAMLLHSQGTFFILIAFGYAFFAQGGPRFSRAGWAHSLVTGACLLTGLIALLAAYRTGEASVVTPIAQLSFVVSALLATLWMGERLTPRKMAGMALAAAAILAFTPV